Proteins from one Syntrophaceae bacterium genomic window:
- a CDS encoding DUF1285 domain-containing protein produces MMEYSQENIPLCDIRVDRDGVWYFRGAVMFRKEIVNYFYEHLRLDEEGRYWIDLGHDCCVIEVEDTPFVIRAVFRSAEAEGNGGGLKLLLCDDSLESLDPSSLCMTEDNVPYCSVRGGRFPARFSRPAYYQLAEHVEYDARRDAFYLSVNGQTYDLLQRKSTEKHPE; encoded by the coding sequence ATGATGGAATACTCACAGGAAAACATTCCTCTGTGTGACATCCGGGTTGACCGGGACGGTGTCTGGTACTTCCGTGGCGCCGTCATGTTCCGCAAGGAGATTGTAAATTATTTCTATGAACACCTCCGGCTTGACGAAGAGGGGCGGTACTGGATCGACCTGGGACATGATTGCTGCGTCATTGAAGTGGAGGATACTCCCTTTGTAATCAGGGCTGTCTTTCGGTCGGCAGAAGCGGAAGGGAACGGCGGCGGGCTCAAGCTTCTCCTGTGCGACGACAGCCTGGAATCCCTCGACCCATCCAGCCTGTGCATGACGGAAGACAATGTGCCTTACTGCTCGGTCCGCGGAGGACGATTCCCGGCCCGCTTTTCCCGGCCGGCCTATTACCAGTTGGCGGAACACGTTGAATACGACGCCCGAAGAGATGCCTTCTATCTCTCTGTGAACGGGCAGACCTACGATCTTCTCCAGCGCAAATCCACGGAGAAACATCCTGAATGA
- a CDS encoding D-tyrosyl-tRNA(Tyr) deacylase — protein MRAVIQRVSEAGVTAGEKNLSEIGAGLLVFLGVEQGDREADADYLLEKIINLRIFEDPDGKMNLSLLDTGGAMLAISQFTLLADCRKGRRPSFAHAEEPERARSLYDYFVGKSRERLDGRVGEGEFQAMMKVRLINDGPVTIWIDSRKNLEK, from the coding sequence ATGCGGGCCGTCATCCAGCGTGTCTCCGAGGCCGGTGTAACGGCCGGAGAAAAAAACCTTTCCGAAATCGGTGCCGGACTCCTGGTCTTCCTCGGCGTGGAGCAGGGAGACAGGGAAGCGGATGCCGACTATCTCCTGGAAAAGATCATCAACCTTCGGATCTTCGAGGACCCGGACGGCAAAATGAACCTTTCCCTGCTGGACACGGGAGGGGCCATGCTGGCTATATCCCAGTTTACCCTGCTGGCAGACTGCCGAAAGGGTCGGCGACCGTCTTTTGCTCACGCTGAGGAGCCGGAACGCGCCCGGAGTCTTTACGATTACTTTGTCGGCAAGTCGCGGGAACGGCTCGATGGTCGTGTCGGAGAAGGCGAATTTCAGGCGATGATGAAGGTTCGGCTCATCAACGACGGTCCCGTGACGATATGGATCGACAGCAGAAAGAATCTTGAGAAATGA
- a CDS encoding adenylate/guanylate cyclase domain-containing protein has protein sequence MKREGRNMHSILDELGVRFPVEKKTGKEAQETAILNPEEPPAALSGAKQGEVLTETLHEEPSKGSGHSNLAAREGEARRRGMSLQVTIDEIPCPAYLLNNNFEIDWINPLAEEKIFRRSVRTIREAENRNVFRLLLRCGASSRTLGSMDLDLCAFHMSFVKAKQTTSFLSRMYGDMASEELEYLEKLYERSEAAPHDSVKDLFLETPGLNGKKQPYHVYYAVFREGILFVYGQVERIIKGVAELLSSRDQVVRELMKQRMPTLTSFCVLVADLQESSRICAELAPEEYFELINEIWKTMEGSFRSYYGMYGKHVGDGMVYYFLRERDSNYLMNSIACSVELKANMARLSYEWKLRKGWSNDLYLNIGINEGQEFFGTIPTAPNIEFTALGDSVNYASRLSDFARRGSIWTTKNLINKLNEQERKRIRYGIPGKQEGREVTIENLYSRVMDMLPPENPKYRKFLDIAALPITQILSVAPEKNN, from the coding sequence ATGAAGAGGGAGGGAAGAAATATGCACAGTATTCTCGATGAACTTGGCGTTCGTTTTCCCGTGGAAAAAAAAACAGGGAAGGAAGCACAGGAGACAGCAATTTTGAATCCTGAAGAGCCGCCGGCGGCTCTCTCAGGAGCAAAGCAAGGTGAAGTATTGACCGAGACCCTCCATGAGGAGCCATCCAAAGGATCGGGCCATTCCAACCTCGCAGCCAGGGAGGGAGAGGCCCGGCGAAGGGGGATGTCGCTGCAGGTCACAATCGATGAGATTCCCTGTCCTGCGTACCTTTTGAACAATAATTTCGAAATCGACTGGATCAATCCTCTGGCGGAGGAGAAAATTTTTCGCAGATCCGTTCGCACCATCCGGGAGGCTGAAAATCGTAATGTTTTTCGTCTTCTCCTCCGATGTGGGGCCTCAAGCCGAACCTTGGGAAGCATGGATCTCGACCTCTGCGCTTTTCACATGTCGTTTGTGAAAGCCAAACAAACTACAAGTTTTCTTTCAAGAATGTACGGCGACATGGCCTCGGAAGAGCTGGAATATCTGGAGAAGCTCTACGAACGCTCGGAAGCAGCTCCCCATGATTCTGTGAAAGACCTTTTTCTGGAGACCCCAGGCCTGAATGGAAAAAAGCAACCCTATCACGTGTATTATGCCGTGTTTCGCGAGGGAATTCTCTTTGTGTACGGGCAGGTGGAAAGGATTATTAAAGGAGTTGCTGAACTTCTCTCCAGCCGCGACCAAGTGGTCCGGGAACTTATGAAGCAGAGGATGCCCACGTTGACCTCCTTTTGTGTCCTCGTGGCCGACCTGCAGGAATCCAGCCGGATCTGCGCCGAACTGGCACCGGAGGAGTACTTCGAACTCATCAACGAGATCTGGAAAACGATGGAAGGCTCTTTCCGCAGCTATTACGGGATGTACGGAAAGCACGTGGGGGACGGTATGGTTTATTATTTCCTACGGGAGCGGGATTCCAACTACCTGATGAATTCCATTGCCTGTTCGGTGGAACTGAAGGCAAATATGGCACGTCTGAGCTACGAATGGAAACTGCGCAAGGGATGGTCCAACGATCTGTATTTAAATATTGGAATCAATGAAGGACAGGAGTTCTTCGGGACGATTCCCACAGCCCCGAACATCGAATTCACAGCTTTGGGTGACTCGGTCAACTATGCATCGAGGCTCTCGGACTTCGCACGCCGGGGTTCCATCTGGACAACAAAGAATCTTATCAATAAACTGAACGAACAGGAACGGAAAAGAATCCGCTACGGAATTCCGGGCAAGCAGGAGGGACGTGAAGTAACCATCGAAAATCTGTACTCAAGGGTCATGGACATGCTTCCGCCTGAAAATCCAAAGTATCGAAAATTCCTCGATATTGCCGCTCTCCCCATAACACAGATTCTGTCTGTCGCCCCGGAAAAGAACAACTGA
- a CDS encoding B12-binding domain-containing radical SAM protein, whose translation MGGIPRKYSRYGFSPRLVEDRLKKMARPDLVLVTSFMTYWYPGVIETISLIRSAWKSVPVVLGGIYATLCTEHAIRYSGADLVHPGDGIATLPALLEEVFAERHEPSKCTDTLDNLPYPAFDLLPYLDQIPILTSRGCPFRCTYCASRRMEPRFRRRSPQAVADEIVYWHERFGISDFSFYDDALLTNPKEMILPLIREMIRRNLLCRFHCPNGLHLRDVDEELSRQLFRAGFKTLRFGFETADADRQRETGGKACSGDLKNAMECLRKAGYRDGEVGVYLLCGLPGQGVAEIGEGIDFVRSCGARPILAEYSPIPGTELWDQAVSVSPYPIAEEPLFHNNTLLPCAEKELTLPVFRELKRRALAPD comes from the coding sequence TTGGGCGGAATCCCGAGAAAGTACAGTCGATACGGATTCTCTCCCCGGCTCGTGGAGGACCGGCTGAAAAAAATGGCCAGGCCCGATCTCGTTCTCGTAACATCCTTCATGACCTACTGGTACCCGGGAGTCATCGAGACGATCAGTCTCATACGATCCGCCTGGAAGTCCGTGCCCGTGGTCCTCGGTGGCATCTATGCGACGCTCTGTACCGAACATGCTATCAGATACTCGGGGGCCGACCTCGTTCATCCCGGTGATGGAATCGCGACGCTTCCCGCTCTCCTGGAGGAGGTTTTCGCGGAGCGGCATGAACCGTCCAAATGCACAGATACGCTGGACAACCTTCCCTATCCGGCCTTCGATCTTCTGCCATATCTGGACCAGATTCCGATTCTCACCTCACGAGGTTGCCCTTTCCGCTGTACTTATTGTGCATCCCGCCGGATGGAGCCCCGGTTTCGCAGGCGAAGTCCTCAGGCTGTCGCCGATGAAATCGTCTATTGGCATGAACGTTTCGGAATTTCCGACTTTTCGTTTTATGACGATGCCCTGCTGACGAATCCGAAGGAGATGATTCTACCGCTGATCCGGGAGATGATCCGCCGGAATCTACTATGCCGTTTTCATTGTCCCAATGGCCTGCATCTGCGGGACGTCGACGAAGAGCTCAGTCGGCAACTCTTCCGGGCTGGATTCAAAACCCTTCGCTTTGGTTTCGAGACGGCGGACGCGGACCGGCAGCGGGAAACGGGTGGCAAGGCCTGCTCCGGCGACCTGAAAAATGCGATGGAATGCCTCCGGAAGGCCGGTTACCGCGACGGAGAGGTGGGGGTATACCTGCTTTGCGGACTGCCGGGACAGGGTGTTGCGGAAATCGGCGAGGGAATCGACTTCGTCCGCTCCTGCGGGGCGAGACCCATCCTTGCGGAGTATTCGCCCATTCCGGGAACGGAACTCTGGGACCAGGCGGTGTCTGTCTCACCCTACCCAATCGCCGAAGAGCCCCTTTTTCACAACAACACCTTGCTTCCCTGCGCGGAGAAGGAACTGACACTGCCGGTTTTCAGGGAATTGAAGAGACGGGCGCTGGCTCCGGACTGA
- a CDS encoding acyl-CoA dehydrogenase: protein MFELSEELQEFRATVRRMAEEELAPRALDLDAVGEFPRKLPASLASLGIIGAAQDRETGGSGLGYLAGLVAAEEISRVYPSIAFFLEGTLAPVHALERYGTEEQRKRYLTPVLRGKRIICLAATEPTGGSDVANLNTEAAREGDTFRVRGRKVYITNGGIADYCLLLVRTGNRASMLMVEKKTPGFRVGRRESQTGFRSVPISELLFEDCRVPGGNLIGREGDGHAIALSSFIVSRPTIGAIGLGIAEGAFEIALRFARERVLYGKPISRLQHIQFMLAEMETEIEKARWVVYYPGAALDRGVQPRRIGKWAARAKAVGAETALLVTQKAMQILGGQGVNPQSHLPRLLNDALELFPASGTVEVMKIIQATEILRRAGS, encoded by the coding sequence ATGTTTGAGTTGAGCGAAGAACTTCAGGAGTTTCGGGCAACCGTGCGTCGAATGGCGGAAGAGGAACTTGCTCCCCGGGCCCTCGATCTGGACGCAGTAGGTGAATTTCCCCGTAAACTGCCGGCTTCCCTTGCGTCTCTAGGAATCATCGGTGCGGCCCAGGACCGGGAAACCGGCGGATCGGGCCTTGGTTATCTGGCGGGACTGGTCGCTGCCGAGGAAATATCCCGGGTCTATCCGTCCATCGCCTTCTTTCTGGAAGGTACCCTGGCCCCTGTCCATGCCCTCGAGCGATACGGCACCGAGGAACAGCGAAAGCGGTATCTGACCCCGGTACTTCGGGGAAAGCGGATCATCTGCCTTGCCGCCACGGAGCCCACCGGCGGCTCCGACGTGGCCAACCTCAATACGGAAGCGGCGCGGGAAGGAGATACGTTCCGGGTCCGGGGACGAAAGGTTTACATTACAAACGGCGGCATTGCGGATTACTGTCTCCTTCTGGTCCGGACAGGAAACCGTGCCAGCATGCTCATGGTCGAGAAGAAGACGCCCGGTTTTCGGGTCGGACGAAGGGAGAGCCAGACGGGGTTCCGCTCCGTCCCAATCAGCGAACTCCTTTTCGAGGACTGCCGCGTTCCCGGCGGGAACCTGATCGGCCGGGAAGGCGACGGGCATGCGATTGCCCTTTCCAGCTTCATCGTTTCCCGTCCCACCATCGGGGCCATCGGTCTCGGCATCGCCGAGGGCGCCTTCGAAATCGCCCTCCGCTTTGCCCGGGAAAGGGTCCTTTATGGGAAACCGATCAGCCGGCTTCAGCACATCCAGTTCATGCTGGCAGAAATGGAAACGGAGATCGAAAAGGCCCGGTGGGTCGTTTACTATCCCGGAGCAGCCCTGGACCGTGGTGTGCAGCCGCGGCGCATCGGGAAGTGGGCGGCCCGGGCCAAGGCCGTCGGCGCCGAAACGGCCCTGCTGGTCACCCAGAAGGCCATGCAGATCCTGGGAGGGCAAGGCGTGAATCCTCAATCCCACCTGCCCAGGCTTCTCAATGATGCCTTGGAGCTTTTCCCGGCTTCCGGGACGGTGGAGGTCATGAAGATCATCCAGGCGACGGAGATTCTCCGCCGGGCCGGGTCCTGA
- a CDS encoding acyl-CoA dehydrogenase, with protein sequence MDFRLTEEQELIRKNMREFAEKYVDPIAAEIDENSRHPVELFRKLAEGDWMGIPIPQEYGGAGADYLTHTLVVEELSRSCSSTGFTVSIHVGIACMLINLFGSEDQKKKFLVPMARGRHLGAFVLTEPGAGTDVMAATTTAVADGGDYVINGTKTFTSNGPTGDTYMVFAWTDKAAGRKGMSAFIVPKETIGMKAGEHFDKMGLRSSQTSEMVFKDCRVPKENLLGKEGNGMAMAMAGFDHGRVGIAAQSVGILQAALDESIRYSKERVQFGTPIARHQAISWMIADMATDLSAARYLTYAAAWLKDQKQPFSKEASMAKLFAAEAAMKHTIKAVQIHGGYGYCKGAKVERLMRDAKITEIYEGTSEAQRMVISGNVLR encoded by the coding sequence ATGGATTTCAGACTTACGGAAGAGCAGGAACTCATTCGCAAGAACATGAGGGAATTCGCGGAGAAGTATGTGGACCCCATCGCCGCCGAGATTGACGAAAACAGCAGGCATCCTGTCGAGCTGTTCCGGAAGCTCGCAGAGGGAGACTGGATGGGGATTCCAATTCCCCAGGAGTACGGCGGAGCCGGAGCGGATTACCTGACGCACACGCTGGTCGTGGAGGAATTGTCGCGATCCTGCTCGTCAACGGGATTCACCGTCTCCATTCACGTGGGCATCGCCTGCATGCTGATCAACCTCTTCGGCAGCGAAGACCAGAAAAAAAAATTCCTCGTTCCCATGGCCAGAGGCCGGCACCTGGGCGCCTTTGTCCTGACGGAGCCGGGGGCCGGGACGGACGTTATGGCCGCTACGACCACCGCCGTGGCGGACGGAGGCGATTATGTAATCAACGGAACAAAGACCTTTACGTCCAACGGACCGACGGGCGACACCTACATGGTCTTCGCATGGACAGACAAGGCGGCAGGTCGGAAGGGCATGAGCGCCTTCATCGTTCCCAAGGAAACCATAGGTATGAAAGCAGGCGAACACTTTGACAAGATGGGTCTCCGCTCCTCCCAGACCTCCGAAATGGTCTTCAAGGACTGCCGGGTCCCGAAGGAAAACCTGCTGGGCAAGGAAGGAAACGGTATGGCCATGGCCATGGCGGGCTTCGACCACGGCCGAGTCGGGATTGCGGCCCAGTCCGTCGGAATCCTGCAGGCGGCCCTGGATGAGTCCATCCGGTATTCCAAGGAGCGGGTCCAGTTCGGCACCCCCATTGCCCGGCACCAGGCCATTTCCTGGATGATCGCCGACATGGCCACGGACCTGTCCGCCGCTCGCTACCTGACCTATGCCGCCGCCTGGCTGAAAGACCAGAAACAGCCCTTCAGCAAGGAGGCCTCCATGGCCAAGCTGTTCGCCGCCGAGGCCGCCATGAAACACACGATCAAGGCCGTTCAGATCCACGGCGGATACGGGTACTGCAAGGGTGCCAAGGTGGAGCGACTGATGCGGGACGCGAAGATCACCGAGATTTACGAAGGAACGTCGGAGGCACAGAGGATGGTGATATCCGGAAACGTGCTCCGCTAG
- a CDS encoding electron transfer flavoprotein subunit beta/FixA family protein codes for MAVLVACFKWVIDEAYIRRTSAGELDLSSVSYKISDYDRNALEEAARLKEAAGGSVAAVTVGIPEATKGVKDALSRGADQAFFIADPSFEKLDASRTAAVLADVIRTRIGHFDLILCGEGSSDRYDQQVGIRLAERLGIPCVSFVQKIDLEEGRLSAERRLEDGIEQVSAPLPAVVTVLPDINVPRIPGVKDTLSASRKPIVTIGREELSVTQDDGHFRTVSLTASRLERQCERFGMDEAEISRFVGMLRQKGVLR; via the coding sequence ATGGCAGTCCTGGTTGCATGCTTCAAATGGGTCATCGACGAGGCCTACATCCGGCGGACCTCCGCCGGTGAACTGGACCTGTCTTCTGTCAGTTACAAGATCAGCGACTACGACCGGAACGCCCTGGAAGAGGCGGCCCGCCTGAAGGAAGCAGCCGGAGGATCCGTCGCCGCCGTAACCGTGGGTATCCCCGAAGCGACCAAAGGCGTCAAGGACGCCCTCTCCCGGGGCGCCGATCAGGCCTTTTTCATTGCCGATCCCTCCTTTGAAAAGCTTGATGCCTCCCGGACGGCCGCCGTTCTGGCGGATGTCATCCGGACACGCATCGGTCATTTTGATCTGATCCTCTGCGGCGAAGGATCGAGCGATCGCTACGACCAGCAGGTTGGGATCCGCCTGGCGGAGCGGCTGGGCATCCCCTGCGTGTCCTTTGTCCAGAAGATCGATCTGGAGGAAGGGCGCCTGTCGGCCGAACGGCGTCTGGAGGACGGGATCGAGCAGGTTTCCGCCCCGTTGCCCGCCGTTGTGACGGTCCTTCCGGACATCAACGTTCCCAGAATCCCCGGCGTGAAAGACACGCTGTCGGCCTCCCGCAAGCCCATCGTCACGATCGGCAGGGAGGAACTGTCCGTCACGCAGGACGACGGGCATTTTCGCACCGTTTCACTCACGGCTTCCCGACTGGAGCGGCAGTGCGAGCGTTTCGGGATGGACGAGGCGGAAATCAGCCGTTTTGTCGGAATGCTTCGACAAAAGGGAGTTCTCCGATAA
- a CDS encoding electron transfer flavoprotein subunit alpha/FixB family protein yields the protein MAGIWIFAEKIGQALELLEAGQTLIAAGMSGELAAFSWPGGPDPEVLGTGGAAEVLLLPPLAEDQPLEAYGPAILAEARQAGPDLLLFSATARGKDLAARIAGGLDAGLCSGCTALRWDSESETLEMERLLYGGAAVHRIAALAFPILAAVPPGTFRPGAGNPDRKPRTRHLPAPPLSSVRVLERKPKERQGLDVAASKIVVCAGRGFDKREDLALARDLADALGGALACTRPISEEMHWLPEDLCIGLSGIQVKPDLYIGIGVSGQVQHLTGIRGAKVVCAVNRDDQAPIFAAADLGIVGDLYAVLPRLLQALKETASP from the coding sequence ATGGCAGGAATCTGGATATTCGCTGAAAAGATCGGGCAGGCCCTGGAACTTCTCGAGGCGGGGCAAACACTCATCGCCGCAGGAATGAGCGGAGAACTCGCGGCCTTTTCGTGGCCGGGCGGACCCGACCCGGAGGTACTCGGAACGGGAGGCGCCGCCGAAGTGTTGCTGCTTCCGCCTCTGGCCGAAGATCAGCCTCTTGAGGCCTATGGACCCGCCATTTTGGCGGAAGCCCGGCAAGCAGGGCCGGACTTATTGCTCTTTTCCGCCACGGCCCGCGGCAAGGACCTGGCGGCCCGGATCGCCGGCGGTCTCGATGCCGGACTCTGCAGCGGATGCACCGCTCTCCGCTGGGACAGCGAATCCGAAACACTGGAAATGGAGAGGCTTTTGTACGGCGGAGCGGCGGTTCACAGGATCGCGGCCCTCGCCTTCCCCATTCTGGCGGCCGTGCCCCCCGGAACGTTCCGTCCGGGCGCCGGAAACCCGGACCGGAAACCCCGAACCCGTCATCTGCCGGCGCCTCCCCTTTCTTCGGTCCGCGTACTGGAACGAAAGCCCAAGGAGCGGCAGGGACTGGACGTCGCGGCGTCGAAGATCGTCGTATGCGCCGGCCGCGGCTTCGACAAAAGGGAAGATCTTGCCCTTGCCCGCGACCTGGCGGATGCCCTGGGTGGCGCCCTGGCCTGCACGAGGCCGATTTCTGAGGAAATGCACTGGCTTCCGGAAGACCTCTGCATCGGACTGTCGGGCATCCAGGTCAAGCCGGACCTGTATATCGGTATCGGCGTCTCCGGCCAGGTCCAGCACCTGACGGGAATCCGCGGCGCCAAGGTCGTCTGTGCCGTCAACCGCGACGATCAGGCGCCGATCTTTGCCGCAGCCGACCTGGGCATCGTCGGCGACCTCTATGCGGTCCTTCCCCGTCTCCTTCAGGCGTTGAAGGAAACGGCGTCTCCCTGA
- a CDS encoding insulinase family protein: MMTSPDRRLVLLILSALLLWGGIAQAEDLEGRVLRKILPNGLTVLLLERPLSPTVSLYIRYRAGAADDPDGRTGTAHLLEHMLFKGTETIGPLDPAGDAELLERIFQVGGELDRERARGDQADTGKVKDLIARLEDLQSRHRKTFKSNEIDRLYSMNGAVGLNASTGQDVTTYHVSLPMNRIELWARIESDRMIRPVFREFYAERDVVQEERRQRTDTDPGGLLYERFMAAAFISHPYRRPILGWPSDLAFLDPTVLRSFLLHHHAPNNTVIAVVGRIRTDDVIRLIERYFGDIPRQAPLFGHLTEELTQRGERRVRVEFDARPQVMIGWHKPALPHFDDYVFDVIEALLSRGRTSRFYQKLVEETGVAESAAAASSLPGSRYPNLFVFFGTPRDPHTPEALEKAVQAEIAILQKEPVPEKELEKVKNRMRADYIRELASNEGLASKLSYYEAIAGDWRYITGHLKVIDRITPADVQRVARTYLVPENRTVGVLEKKP; the protein is encoded by the coding sequence ATGATGACCAGCCCTGACAGGCGCCTTGTTCTTCTCATTCTCTCGGCGCTGCTTCTCTGGGGAGGCATTGCCCAGGCCGAGGACCTGGAGGGAAGGGTCCTCCGCAAGATTTTGCCCAACGGCCTGACGGTTCTTCTCCTGGAGCGCCCCCTGAGTCCCACCGTGTCGCTCTATATTCGCTACAGAGCGGGAGCGGCCGACGATCCGGACGGCCGGACCGGGACGGCCCACCTGTTGGAACACATGCTCTTCAAGGGCACCGAAACCATCGGCCCCCTGGATCCGGCCGGAGATGCAGAGCTTCTGGAGCGGATCTTCCAGGTCGGCGGAGAGCTCGACAGGGAACGAGCCCGGGGGGACCAGGCCGATACGGGAAAAGTGAAGGATCTCATCGCCCGGCTCGAGGACCTTCAATCCCGGCACCGGAAGACGTTCAAATCCAACGAAATCGACCGGCTGTACTCCATGAACGGCGCCGTGGGTCTCAATGCCTCCACGGGGCAGGATGTGACTACCTATCATGTCAGCCTGCCCATGAACCGCATCGAACTCTGGGCCAGGATCGAGTCGGACAGGATGATCCGTCCGGTATTTCGTGAGTTCTACGCCGAGCGCGACGTGGTTCAGGAAGAGCGCAGGCAGCGCACCGATACGGATCCGGGCGGCCTCCTCTATGAGCGTTTCATGGCCGCCGCATTCATTTCCCATCCCTATCGCAGGCCGATCCTCGGCTGGCCTTCCGATCTTGCGTTCCTCGATCCGACGGTACTGAGGTCTTTTCTTCTCCATCACCACGCTCCGAACAATACCGTCATCGCCGTCGTCGGGCGGATCCGAACCGATGACGTTATCCGACTGATCGAGAGATACTTCGGAGACATTCCCCGGCAGGCCCCTCTTTTCGGACATCTAACGGAGGAGCTTACCCAGCGGGGCGAACGGAGGGTTCGAGTGGAATTCGACGCCCGTCCGCAGGTGATGATCGGCTGGCATAAACCGGCTCTCCCCCATTTCGACGACTACGTCTTTGACGTCATCGAGGCGCTGCTCTCCCGCGGCCGGACCTCCCGGTTCTATCAAAAACTCGTGGAGGAAACGGGAGTGGCGGAAAGCGCCGCCGCCGCGAGCAGCCTGCCCGGCTCCCGGTACCCGAACCTGTTCGTGTTCTTCGGAACGCCCCGGGACCCGCATACTCCGGAAGCACTGGAGAAAGCCGTCCAAGCCGAGATCGCAATACTGCAGAAGGAGCCCGTCCCGGAAAAGGAGTTGGAAAAAGTGAAGAACCGGATGCGGGCCGATTACATCCGGGAGCTGGCTTCCAACGAGGGGCTGGCGAGCAAGCTGTCCTATTACGAAGCCATTGCGGGCGACTGGCGATACATCACCGGACACCTGAAGGTCATCGATCGGATCACCCCGGCGGACGTCCAGCGCGTGGCCCGGACCTACCTGGTTCCGGAGAACCGCACCGTCGGTGTGCTGGAGAAAAAACCATGA
- a CDS encoding insulinase family protein has translation MRRLPVVFLVILLTLISFLPASAKAEDRSKTVPLIRISPDRLSYPPLDFQVPRAERFLMKNGMVVYFFQDREVPVVNVQAFLKAGSLQDPDGKEGLAELTATVMRTGGIRSLSGRGVDERLDFLAAEAGLAAGPQTITATFSVLKKDLEEGLAIFSGILRYPVFEEEKLHLAKELKKEDLRRIADDPQRLAFREFNRFFYRNSPWGRLSSLASIDAVRRQDLVRWHQRFFSPRNLWIAVSGDVTRKEAEAALERHFGTWPAAEPAGTSTPPPSPQRRGIRFIPKEISQSIVIVGHPAPPKSAPDYYAFEVLDFLLGSGGFFSRIFQEVRTDRGLAYSTGSFYRDRRDHGLFGAYAFTGAKSTLPVLTLLEQILAESEKRGFTEKDLQLAKDSLLNSFLFSFQSPEQIVKSRLSVEFNGLPADFLETYRERIRRVTLDDLQVAANRWLDAGRASILVLGNPGDFGGSLESFGSVTKAP, from the coding sequence ATGAGACGCCTGCCGGTTGTCTTTCTCGTGATTTTGCTGACTCTTATTTCCTTCCTCCCAGCATCGGCAAAGGCTGAAGATCGTTCCAAGACGGTGCCGCTGATCCGGATTTCCCCTGACCGCCTCTCCTATCCGCCCCTCGATTTTCAGGTCCCGCGGGCCGAACGCTTCCTCATGAAAAACGGCATGGTCGTCTATTTCTTTCAGGACCGCGAGGTTCCGGTCGTAAACGTCCAGGCCTTCCTGAAGGCCGGTTCCCTGCAGGACCCGGACGGCAAGGAGGGGCTCGCGGAGCTGACTGCCACGGTGATGAGGACCGGCGGCATCCGCTCCCTGTCGGGACGCGGGGTGGATGAACGACTGGACTTCCTGGCCGCCGAAGCGGGACTGGCGGCGGGCCCGCAGACCATCACGGCCACCTTTTCGGTCCTGAAAAAAGATCTGGAAGAGGGACTCGCGATCTTCTCCGGCATCCTGCGGTATCCCGTCTTTGAGGAAGAAAAGCTGCATCTGGCGAAAGAACTGAAGAAGGAAGATCTGCGGAGGATCGCCGACGATCCCCAGCGACTGGCCTTTCGTGAATTCAACCGCTTTTTTTACCGGAACAGCCCCTGGGGCCGCCTCTCTTCCCTGGCGTCGATCGACGCCGTCCGCCGGCAGGACCTGGTTCGCTGGCACCAGCGCTTCTTCTCACCCCGAAATCTGTGGATCGCCGTCAGCGGCGATGTAACCCGAAAAGAGGCCGAGGCCGCCCTGGAGCGCCATTTCGGAACCTGGCCCGCCGCGGAGCCCGCCGGGACTTCGACGCCCCCGCCCTCTCCACAGCGGCGAGGAATCCGCTTTATTCCCAAGGAGATATCGCAATCCATCGTCATCGTCGGTCACCCGGCGCCGCCGAAAAGCGCCCCGGATTACTATGCCTTTGAGGTCCTCGACTTTCTCCTGGGCAGCGGCGGCTTTTTCTCACGAATTTTCCAGGAAGTCCGCACCGACCGGGGGCTTGCCTACAGTACGGGCAGCTTTTATCGGGACCGCCGCGACCACGGGCTATTCGGCGCCTATGCATTCACCGGGGCGAAGTCAACCCTCCCGGTCCTGACACTCCTGGAACAGATCCTTGCGGAAAGCGAAAAACGCGGCTTCACGGAGAAAGACCTGCAGCTGGCCAAGGATTCCCTGCTCAACAGCTTCCTCTTTTCTTTCCAGTCACCGGAGCAGATCGTCAAGAGCCGTCTTTCCGTTGAGTTCAACGGCCTTCCCGCCGATTTTCTCGAGACCTACCGGGAAAGAATCCGCCGCGTAACCCTGGATGATCTGCAGGTGGCGGCGAACCGCTGGCTGGACGCAGGCAGGGCGTCGATCCTCGTCCTCGGAAATCCCGGCGATTTCGGAGGCAGCCTCGAATCCTTCGGAAGCGTGACCAAAGCCCCGTAG